The DNA region TTGTATATTCAGTCATTTCTGACAACGAGGTCTTGAATTTTAATGGGCCTAAACTCAAGTCTTACATCTATCAAATTGACAATTGTGGTCTTAAAGTCAAAGTGACAAAAAGCAAAGGggttttgtgatttgatttccgtaaatttagttttagttttgtgaTTTCATGAAACAAACTGCCTAGGAGTAGGCATGCCACTTCGAGTAATATACTGCCTAGTTGAGTACGATTTATTTATGCTCTTCCATTTTACCTCTTTCCTATTTTGCATTACAGGCGGTAAAGTGTTTTGAAATTGCTAACCTAATTTGATTCTTTTGCTGGTATATAGATAGACCGTGCTAATACTGCTAAATATTTTGGTGCACAGGCAAATGCACAGGAGAAATTTATGAGGATTAAACATGCATACAATACATTACTGAGTTCTGAATCTCGGAGAAAGTATGACTCCGGACATCGCAGATCTGATTATTCCTATTCTGGTTCTCAAAGAAGCCAAAGTAGGAACACACAAGATGAAGAAGAGTTTTACGGGTTTGGTAAAAACTTATAATCCTATTCAAATCTAATTGATCTTGTATGAATTTGTAAAGCTCTTATGCACATAGAAccccattttctcttttatcaCTTATTATTTACATGATGAAGGTTGTCTACTTCAATGCTAATTTTCTTTCACTGGTTGCCAGATAGCCCTTGAGAGATCTACCCAGTGAAAAATGAGATATTGCCACAGACATGGCACTATATACCGGTATAGGGACATGCTAGTTCAGTGGAACCTTTAATGAAGGAGATCTCTTGGGTCAAAGGACCagtcaaatttatcctaaccGTCCAAGTAACTGCATTCTTCAGCAGAAAGTTTTAAAAGAGCATCTAGATAGACTACTATGTTTGTATCAACATATTAAGCCAATCTATTAATAAAAGGAATTCCCTAATGAACCTTTAGACCAAAAGTTTTTCTCCCTTATTACTTCATCTGCATATACTTCTTCCTGTTTGGTAGACTCTAGTGGTCCATTTCCCCAGTACCTTTGATTTCCTTGTTTCCCTTGGCTTACTTGCATGTCATCCAACTTTTTGTCATCTGcaaaaacagttaaaaaaaaaaatcctatcaGAAAAGATCTTCTGCCGTTTTCCATATTTTCCATCTTATCCTTTTACAGAGTTAGGTTTTGTTAGGTTTTTTAATTGGCATATTCGCTGTCCATAACAAGTGTCTTTGTATTTTGTGGCATTGGGTAAATTTGTACTTAGGATTTGTGATGAAGATTGCTCAAAGAAATCAAGTACAAGAACCTGATGTTTGGACATGATTgttggtgtccggacagggcccTGCTAGATAGTTGTGTGTGCTGACCTGTGCGCACATGTCTGGACAGGAGGACTTCCAGAGAGCTCCTATGCGCAGATGCGTGCGATGGTGTTCAGACATGCTGACTTCATTAGAGCACTTGTGCTGGTGCGTGCACTGGTGTCCGGATAGGATGACTTCCATAGAGCTCCATGCGCTGTTGTGTGCACAAGTGTCCGGACATGATCTTCTTATAAGGCATGAAACCCTAGTGATGTCCGGACACATCATTAACCTGTCCAGACGTTGCCTTTGATTTTCATATGCAACTTTAGGATTCAAGGCAGACTATCCCAAGTCTATTTAAAGACTTTGAAGGCACGAATTTAAGAGAGCTAAGCAGGACTATTCACCTTTGGTATTGAGTGTTCTTAAACACCAAGTGCTTAGCATGGTGCCAAGAGATATTGATAGTATGAGCATTGAAGCTTAATTCTCTTGGAGTATTCAAATCACATTGTTGTTTTACATCAACAAATGGATTGAACTCTACCGATGGGTTGGTAAGGAAGATTAAGAAGAAATATTGGCCAGTGAAGAGCTGGAGCTGCCGTGGGCAGAAGGCAAGTGAGGAGCTTGTCTGCGCATAGATTGTCTTAGTTGTTATAGTGAGTTGTAAGTGTACTATGCTTATGTATTGAATCTTTCTTAGTGTTAATTCCTAGGATTTGGTTGCCTTGTAGTGGTTTCACCTTTGAAGAGTTCAAAGAGTTTCCATTTCAAAACCTCGTGTTGTTGATGTGTGCATGTGGTTATTGCTTTTGAGTGGTTTGATTTATATTGCTgcagaatttttttgtttaaattatttgCATAATTGTTGCTTGTGAGGGTTGGGGTCTAAATTCCATATCTCGGGTTTGTTCTCTACGTTCTTATAATTAAGCCCTTTATGCTGCAGGTAATTTTTTGATGGATGTTCAAATAACAATAGGTAGATATGTCCTCCCTGTGAGTCATCATATGGACCATAAAGCTAACTTTCATTATGCTCAAGTCTTGTTGGGCAGctattttcttttccctttaagGTTGCAAGTTTGCTTCGACATAGTGCTTTAATTCTAGATTTGATGTTACAGAGGACTTCCTCAGAGATCTTCAAGGAGAATTCCAGAATTGGGAAGCGACTGCTGCTTCGCAAGGAAAGCCAAAAAGCCTATGGGAAGAATTGGCGGTGAGACATTCATGTCTTTATCAGTTATAGTATGTATATGATAATGTGAACATAATAATCTGATAACTTTCTCCCCAAATTTAAGTTATAACACAGGCATGCACCCACACTATATAGAAGAAACTTCTTTCACATTTTTCAGATATGATTTATATGCGAAAACTTGTCTAATCTGTAAGGAACGTGACCTTGAGGGGAAACCTAAATTACATTATGTAAATTTGCACTTGACAGGAAGTTGGAGAAGAATTTGTGGAATTTCTTGAGAAAGAACTCAACATAACTGATCAAGAGGTTGGATCTTACACCAGTGATGAAGAACCTAAGAAAGGCAATTCTTTTAGAACGTCTGGGACAGAGAGAACAGAAAATAGTAACAAAGATAAAGCTGGCAAGGGGAGCAGCATTGAGGAGAATATTGATGAGATAGAAGCTACCCTTGCTCAATTGAAAAAGGAATTGGGTTTATAGCAGAGAAATGCAGCTTTGCATTCACCCGCCATGGGAAGATGGTCAAGTTTTGTTGCCATCTTAAACGTTTGAGTAATCTCACTTTTGCATATCTTGAAGTGACTTTTAAGGCCTCATTTCATTTGCATCCATTTATAGAAGAGTTTCAGAGGGAAGGTATGCGAGAAGTACTAGGAAGACTTTGAGACATTGACCTTGTGAGACATGAGCTTGTACTGTTGTACATATGCTCTGCCCTTTTGAGCATTAAGGATATGTAATCGGACATAAAAcagtttcctttttcttttcttttttttcgtttttcagCAAAGGCTAGTAGATTTTATGCTTAGAGTAGGACGATTTGtaattaaaattattcttttggCTATAACGAATAGCAAGTGATAATATCAATTACAACTGGTTTAGATGTACTTTCCcaagttattttcttttcctttcttcttataaatttttgttttgctaaattGGTGCTGGGTTTCAAGTGACAAATAACTCATTGTAATGTGCCTATATAACAAATAATTCTTCTTGTACAAATTTTGCCTTTTTCCCAACATGATTATTATGAAAGTCCgaatttaccctaaaaattagaagaaaaaaaagctgGCCTCAGGGTGGCTATTCAACCCATGGCTATTTTTAATGGTAGTTGAACCACACCCAATGGTTGAATTTGGAGGTGATCAAACTACGCCTTTGACCGATAACCCTAATACTAGCCTTTTtgtcttcttactttattcaaCCTTGCGGTGGCCACCGGTTTGATATGATATTCTAGTCACCCACAAGGGCAGCACCACCACTATTGCgtaacaattttttactttttattttgttttttttttttaaaaaaaaaaaaaaaaaaatctaagcaaCTCTTAGCTCTTAGAGAACAAGAAATAATTGGTAAGATAATTCACAAAgacaataaatttaaaaaataataataataataattaaaaaaaaaaaaaaaacacaagtgCTTTCCACTCTAATTGActcatatatatagtttcaagTCTCTCATAAAGCCTCTACGAGATAACAAAAAATTCCAGCAGATTATCCCAAAACCTAACGAACAGAATgtctaaaaaatatgaaaaccgACTGCATCTCAGAACCTCTCCCCAAATCGGAAGAAAAATGCACCAGTGCCAGAGTTATGATCAACAGCATACTCGGCTCGTACTAGACCTAGCTTGACACCAGCACCATAAGAAGAGCCATGGCCCAGTCGCCTGTAGACCTCTGATGGGTTCCCCTTGACATCCTTTGAGCTTCCTAGATCATTGCCGTGTTCTGCAAATGCATACACGTGTGTACCTTTTACAGGTATCCGGAGCTCAGCTGCTAGCTGTAGGAAACATCAGGAAGAGGAATCAAATATTGGTTTACCCACTTAACACTAAAAATCTCATAAGCATAATTATAGTAAGCTTTTGTAATAATTTATGCTTTCTCTCACTCAAACATTAAGAAGGTCATGATGACTACATAAAGGATAGCTAATCAAATGCTTGTATCTCGAAATTCCTACCTCAACGATGTTTCTGGCTGCACCTATCTCACCCATGTTGTAACCCCTCACAGAATACGGACCTCCAAGGGTAAAAGCATCGTAACTTGGAAGGTCTCCCACACAGCCACCATAGTGGCCATGAAAGACAAGGACAGGTGGTGGTGATTTACCAGCACCTTCCTCCACTTCCTTCAGCTGAAAAAATCGTGTCAATGTTAGTTGGTGGCGGTTGAAGAACGGAAACTTGCTGCCGACACCAATGCCTTGGTCTACCTGCATTTTGTACACAAAATATGCACATtagctaggaaaaaaaaaacatttcatgtAGAGAATTTGACAAACTGGTTGACAATATCTATTTTTATAGAGACAAAAACTTTAAATTGTTCACCAACTCCAATCATCATAATAGCAATTATATCTGTTGAAAACCGGCAGCTAGCTGGGGCCAAGGACAGAAGTCTCCTCAACTTATCAGAAACTATCAATTTGTGGGAGGACAAACTTTCAAGAAGGCTCCTAACAAATAGAGTGAAATTAAGATGAACCTGCTTATATGGCTTCCTTCCTAAAGATCTTTATGcatttttcttccttccctCACTCTTTTAAAACCCGGATTATAGAGTATCCAAATTAACTAACCAAGAAAAAGCTGTGTCACAAGCATCTAAGCTCACCTGAAATACATCCCTTGAACCAACTATAGCTCCATTTAAGAACTTGGTGTTATCTCGAGTAATATTCGCCTGAAGAAATGCCATTCGGTCAACACCAGTACCACTGAGGGTTGTAGGAGGTCCATCTGCACTAATTGCTCCACTTGGCAACACTCTTTGACCATTGGGACAGATATGACTGCTTTCATCACGTGTTGTTATCTCTTCCATTACAAGTCCATACGTGAACTTGCTCTGCCGGGTGAAATTCTGCAAGGCATATACATTAGATCACCACCATAAGTTTACTAAAAATTGCCCACAATAACAAAGCAACGGATAAAAAAAACCACCATACTTACCTCTGTAATATTGGTCTTAACGCCAGCTCGATCAACCCATATAGGAGGGACTTCATCCACCCCTGGCCCGCCAGTGAAGACTGGACTCAATTTACGGCTGTTGAAGCAGCTCACTCGCATAGTACGGTTGCGTGGATTATACACACCATCCAAATAAGGATGCACATACTCAAGTTTGAAAGCAAGATCATCCTGAGGACAGAATATACCTCGGACATTTTGTGATACTAGATCTTACGTAGATGATACACATATATGAGAAAATTATACATTAAGGTGAGCCTACCTGAGGATTCAAGAAGTTGCTAGTAGTCACTGAACCGTTAATGGATCTATTTAGCCCATTGAGATTCCGATGTTCAAAAGTAACAGTTCCACCAGGCTGCAATGAAGCCTAAACACACAACAGACACAAGGTAAGACAAAAGCAAGCACAACGAGAACTTCAAAACTGGAACCCCAAAAGTTTGATGGTTTGTGAACAAAGCAGacatataaataataaaataaagtatacCAGAGTGGGGCGTCCTCCACGCCCAGGAACAATACT from Corylus avellana chromosome ca10, CavTom2PMs-1.0 includes:
- the LOC132164265 gene encoding uncharacterized protein LOC132164265 isoform X2, whose amino-acid sequence is MHGLALPLTPYTTLPCFSHLCFRSLPHLSLLSLQNQTKSSIPICSFWNYKQKTRRRSISPLRASRRESPYEVLGVSPSATPDEIKRAYRKLALKYHPDVNKEANAQEKFMRIKHAYNTLLSSESRRKYDSGHRRSDYSYSGSQRSQSRNTQDEEEFYGFEDFLRDLQGEFQNWEATAASQGKPKSLWEELAEVGEEFVEFLEKELNITDQEVGSYTSDEEPKKGNSFRTSGTERTENSNKDKAGKGSSIEENIDEIEATLAQLKKELGL
- the LOC132164265 gene encoding uncharacterized protein LOC132164265 isoform X1, with product MHGLALPLTPYTTLPCFSHLCFRSLPHLSLLSLQNQTKSSIPICSFWNYKQKTRRRSISPLRASRRESPYEVLGVSPSATPDEIKRAYRKLALKYHPDVNKEANAQEKFMRIKHAYNTLLSSESRRKYDSGHRRSDYSYSGSQRSQSRNTQDEEEFYGFGNFLMDVQITIEDFLRDLQGEFQNWEATAASQGKPKSLWEELAEVGEEFVEFLEKELNITDQEVGSYTSDEEPKKGNSFRTSGTERTENSNKDKAGKGSSIEENIDEIEATLAQLKKELGL
- the LOC132164265 gene encoding chaperone protein dnaJ 20, chloroplastic-like isoform X3; translated protein: MHGLALPLTPYTTLPCFSHLCFRSLPHLSLLSLQNQTKSSIPICSFWNYKQKTRRRSISPLRASRRESPYEVLGVSPSATPDEIKRAYRKLALKYHPDVNKEANAQEKFMRIKHAYNTLLSSESRRKYDSGHRRSDYSYSGSQRSQSRNTQDEEEFYGFGNFLMDVQITIGRYVLPRTSSEIFKENSRIGKRLLLRKESQKAYGKNWRKLEKNLWNFLRKNST